A genomic stretch from Pseudoliparis swirei isolate HS2019 ecotype Mariana Trench chromosome 18, NWPU_hadal_v1, whole genome shotgun sequence includes:
- the mfap2 gene encoding microfibrillar-associated protein 2, giving the protein MRVLLLICLPVLLLAQAQYQERFSFLEDYGPDYFPDSENPDSPPGTFQQQVRLEPVVRPEKSESDLETEPTEPGPLDCREEQYPCTRLYSVHKPCKQCLNSLCFYSLRRVYIINKEVCVRTVCAHEELLRADLCRDQFSRCGVAALSGQCASIGGSCGKSCGGC; this is encoded by the exons TTCTGCTGCTCGCCCAGGCTCAGTACCAAGAacggttttcttttttgg AGGACTATGGCCCGGATTATTTTCCAG ACTCTGAAAATCCTGATTCTCCTCCTGGAACCTTCCAGCAACAGGTTCGCCTCGAGCCAGTGGTCCGTCCAGAAAAATCTG AGTCCGATTTGGAGACGGAACCAACAGAGCCCGGCCCTCTGG ACTGCAGAGAGGAGCAGTATCCCTGCACCCGACTCTACTCCGTTCACAAGCCATGCAAGCAGTGCTTGAACAGCCTCTGCTTCTACAG CTTGCGACGGGTGTACATCATCAACAAGGAGGTTTGCGTTCGGACTGTGTGCGCACATGAAGAGTTGCTCAGAG CGGACCTCTGTCGTGATCAGTTCTCTCGCTGTGGCGTAGCGGCGCTGAGCGGCCAGTGTGCATCAATAGGAGGAAGCTGCGGGAAGAGCTGTGGTGGCTGCTGA